One genomic window of Leptospira perdikensis includes the following:
- a CDS encoding PLP-dependent aminotransferase family protein yields METEIPTIFSAKRTSFVRTSVIREILKLTVENSDILSFAGGLPNPHLLSKDILGSVMEATIRENIATALQYGDSSGYLPLRKQIIEELTDVPWNSPDSIIITHGSQQGLDILGKMFMDSDTNVLIEDPVYLGALQAFSPYHPQFFSVPMETDGPNLFWLEEILSQNKIHVFYANPSYQNPSTYTWSLEKRKQIASLLDEKEIILIEDEAYRYLDFEGNVYPSVSSLRKRNDLTFVLGSFSKILSPGFRLGWTVVPEVYRSLFTAIKQGNDLNSNQFSQVIVSKLLDEMDFKDHLRSIQRFYSEKKEILVSLMKNFLPEAKFSLPKGGMFLWVEYPKVSEKELMKQCLTSGVAMVPGSEFSPVKRTSSNFRMNFSFLGDVEMEEGVKRIAKVYRDINT; encoded by the coding sequence ATGGAAACGGAAATACCAACTATTTTTTCAGCGAAACGAACTTCTTTTGTTCGAACTTCTGTTATCCGCGAAATTCTGAAGTTAACTGTTGAAAATTCGGATATCCTTTCCTTTGCCGGTGGACTGCCAAATCCACATTTACTTTCAAAAGATATTTTAGGTTCTGTAATGGAGGCGACCATTAGAGAGAATATTGCCACAGCCCTTCAATACGGAGATTCCTCTGGATACTTACCACTGCGAAAACAAATTATAGAAGAGTTAACGGATGTTCCTTGGAACTCTCCTGATTCGATTATCATCACTCATGGATCCCAACAAGGTTTGGATATTTTGGGAAAGATGTTTATGGATTCGGACACCAATGTATTAATAGAAGATCCCGTATATCTAGGGGCTTTACAGGCATTTTCTCCTTACCATCCTCAGTTTTTTAGTGTCCCGATGGAAACGGATGGTCCTAACCTTTTTTGGTTGGAAGAAATTTTATCTCAAAACAAAATTCATGTTTTTTATGCAAATCCGTCTTACCAAAATCCATCTACTTATACTTGGTCTCTGGAAAAACGAAAACAAATTGCCTCTCTCCTGGATGAAAAAGAAATCATCCTCATCGAAGATGAGGCCTATCGGTATTTAGATTTTGAAGGAAATGTATATCCTTCTGTTAGTTCCTTACGTAAGAGAAATGATTTAACATTTGTTTTGGGAAGTTTTTCGAAAATCCTTTCTCCTGGTTTTCGATTGGGTTGGACTGTGGTTCCGGAAGTTTATCGTTCACTCTTCACCGCAATCAAACAAGGAAATGATTTGAATTCTAACCAATTCTCACAAGTGATTGTCTCCAAACTTTTGGATGAGATGGATTTTAAAGATCATCTGCGTTCCATTCAAAGATTCTATTCGGAAAAAAAAGAGATATTGGTTTCTCTTATGAAGAACTTTCTTCCTGAAGCCAAGTTTTCCTTACCAAAAGGTGGAATGTTTCTTTGGGTTGAGTATCCTAAAGTTTCTGAGAAAGAATTGATGAAACAATGTCTGACGAGTGGGGTGGCGATGGTTCCTGGCAGTGAATTTTCTCCCGTGAAGAGAACTTCATCAAACTTTCGAATGAATTTTAGTTTTCTTGGGGATGTTGAAATGGAAGAGGGTGTGAAACGAATCGCAAAAGTCTATCGAGACATAAATACATGA
- a CDS encoding VanW family protein — protein sequence MIYQFKLKIKLLKRIFTSLINGKYFLFGLKPNTIALWTEETSLSLPIFDSPLKEGKLQNLRIAIANLNGRVLNPGRIFSFWHEIGNPTLQKGYQEGRVIRNGEVGAEIAGGLCQLSGIIYYLALELGLTIIERYPHSRDLYTEKTRFTPLGTDASVVFPTKDLRIQNSFPFPLLMEWDLTDTNLTFRIKTAKPLRRQKLYFQQTNKNGYSNVLVYRESEKNDKPILCSSDDYLL from the coding sequence TTGATTTATCAATTTAAACTTAAAATCAAATTACTAAAAAGGATATTTACTTCTCTAATCAATGGGAAGTATTTTCTTTTCGGACTAAAACCAAATACAATTGCTTTATGGACAGAGGAAACATCCCTTAGTTTACCTATTTTTGATTCCCCACTTAAGGAAGGAAAACTTCAAAACCTTCGGATTGCGATCGCAAATTTAAATGGTCGTGTCCTAAATCCAGGAAGAATCTTTTCCTTTTGGCATGAAATCGGAAATCCCACTCTCCAAAAGGGATATCAAGAAGGACGTGTGATCCGCAATGGAGAAGTAGGAGCGGAGATTGCAGGCGGACTTTGTCAATTGTCTGGGATCATCTACTATCTCGCGTTGGAACTCGGACTAACCATCATAGAACGATACCCTCACTCACGTGACTTATATACTGAAAAAACAAGATTTACACCACTCGGAACCGATGCCTCCGTTGTGTTTCCCACAAAAGATTTACGAATCCAAAATTCATTTCCTTTTCCCTTACTTATGGAATGGGATCTCACCGATACAAACCTGACATTTCGAATCAAAACAGCAAAACCTCTGAGGCGACAAAAATTATATTTCCAACAAACAAACAAAAATGGATATTCGAATGTTTTAGTTTATCGAGAATCAGAAAAAAATGACAAACCCATCTTATGTTCTTCCGATGATTACCTACTTTAA
- a CDS encoding DUF2452 domain-containing protein, protein MEAEETPHHSLTYGTSRLAPAISLVDRAKEIELAEESVKLHVHGKLEVIANQIRRLKEEAELILEQAEKDIELHKARCQFEKKPGQTIHLYEKETGSYFSLLAPSDWGKNPPHSYKGSYTMNPDRSFTEIFLTPKP, encoded by the coding sequence ATGGAAGCAGAGGAAACTCCCCACCACAGTCTCACTTATGGAACCAGCCGATTGGCTCCGGCGATCAGTCTCGTGGACCGAGCAAAAGAAATTGAATTGGCTGAAGAGTCAGTTAAACTTCATGTACATGGAAAATTAGAAGTCATTGCCAACCAAATCCGCCGTCTTAAGGAAGAAGCAGAACTAATCTTAGAACAAGCAGAAAAAGATATAGAACTTCATAAAGCTCGTTGTCAGTTTGAAAAAAAACCAGGTCAGACCATTCATCTTTACGAAAAAGAAACAGGTTCTTACTTTTCCCTTCTAGCACCCAGTGATTGGGGAAAGAACCCACCACATTCGTACAAAGGATCCTACACTATGAATCCTGATCGAAGTTTTACCGAAATTTTCCTGACACCCAAACCGTAA
- a CDS encoding PP2C family protein-serine/threonine phosphatase has protein sequence MRKLILLAGVIPLLLLHLACMNPEQEEPHRFRQGVLDIRDVIFKENTIVDLHGEWEFYFGEFHYPPFHGEKPLTGYLAIPNSWQDEEFDGEELPRTGHVTLRAFIHINKQTIGQELRIYIPDIASSYRFFANGVLIGGQGKPGINKFDDTPRIKSKYYTLIPDQEVIELVFHIANYDNNFGGFWAIPSLGNKNALDREKMLANARELFLLGALVLIGLYHFGLYFYKRKETSIFYFALFCFLLGIRLAFTGERYILEVFPSFHWPTAFRIEFASYYFAVPTFLLFIYSLFPQDSNQKYVRYALIASTIFALTLFLPISIFTILLYGFQVLAFFTIGYVIHINLKAVINKRPNSKLFFLGLLILAFSVAFDILRHSVNNRGIGLTPYALLCFIFIQSLILSSRVANAFLRAEELAMSLKISNESLLAVTENLEQIVSERTFQLNSSLNRIKKDLLLAKKIQQKILPQDGIKFEHLKIHLYFQPQEEVGGDFYDIFELDDGTVRFFVADATGHGIQAALYTMAIKSEYEAIKRFITKTDDLMNHLNQKIQNKFSGLKIVFSGFLLDINTNTKTIYYSSAGHPNQIFQSANKQSILDRTGNIIGLKKDQPYTQKQFQMAMGDRILLFTDGMLEQKNESREEFGMERIQKILSDYQEKESERVLAELVIQLFLFQGKEEQEDDQTMVLIEWEKPT, from the coding sequence ATGCGAAAACTAATTCTTCTGGCAGGAGTGATTCCACTTCTGCTTTTACACCTTGCTTGTATGAATCCCGAACAGGAAGAACCACATCGGTTCCGCCAAGGGGTTCTTGACATACGCGATGTCATTTTCAAAGAAAACACCATTGTTGATCTACATGGGGAATGGGAATTTTATTTTGGTGAGTTCCATTATCCCCCCTTTCATGGCGAAAAACCTCTTACAGGATACTTAGCCATTCCTAATTCTTGGCAAGATGAAGAATTTGACGGTGAAGAATTACCAAGAACAGGACATGTCACCTTACGAGCGTTCATCCATATAAACAAACAGACCATAGGTCAAGAATTAAGAATTTATATTCCCGACATTGCTTCCTCCTATCGATTTTTTGCGAATGGAGTTTTGATCGGTGGGCAAGGAAAACCAGGGATCAACAAATTTGATGATACACCAAGAATCAAATCAAAATACTATACCCTCATCCCCGACCAGGAAGTGATCGAACTTGTTTTTCATATTGCAAATTATGATAACAACTTTGGTGGGTTTTGGGCCATTCCGAGTTTAGGAAATAAAAATGCACTGGATCGGGAGAAGATGCTCGCTAACGCACGCGAACTCTTTTTGCTGGGAGCCCTTGTTCTCATTGGTTTGTATCATTTTGGATTGTACTTTTATAAACGAAAAGAAACTTCCATCTTTTACTTTGCTCTCTTTTGTTTTTTGCTTGGGATACGACTTGCCTTCACTGGAGAAAGATACATCCTCGAGGTATTTCCTAGTTTCCATTGGCCTACCGCATTTCGGATTGAATTTGCTTCTTATTATTTTGCTGTACCTACATTTTTATTATTCATCTATTCTCTTTTTCCACAAGACTCCAATCAAAAGTATGTTCGATATGCTCTCATAGCTAGTACGATCTTTGCCCTTACACTTTTTTTACCGATTTCAATATTTACCATTTTATTATACGGGTTCCAAGTATTAGCCTTTTTTACGATTGGGTATGTCATCCATATCAACCTAAAAGCTGTGATCAACAAACGGCCCAATTCCAAATTGTTTTTTTTAGGACTTCTCATTTTAGCTTTTTCGGTTGCGTTTGATATTTTAAGACACAGTGTAAACAACCGCGGAATAGGACTTACTCCTTATGCCCTACTTTGTTTTATTTTTATTCAATCACTCATTCTCTCTAGTCGGGTGGCCAATGCATTTTTACGTGCTGAGGAACTAGCAATGAGTTTAAAGATTAGTAACGAATCTTTACTTGCAGTGACAGAAAATTTGGAACAAATTGTTTCAGAAAGAACATTCCAGTTAAATTCCTCTTTAAATCGAATCAAAAAGGATCTCTTACTTGCGAAAAAAATTCAACAAAAGATCCTACCACAAGATGGAATCAAATTTGAACATTTAAAAATCCATTTGTATTTCCAACCACAAGAAGAAGTGGGTGGAGATTTTTATGATATCTTTGAGTTGGATGATGGAACGGTTCGTTTTTTTGTCGCTGATGCTACAGGACACGGAATCCAAGCCGCCCTTTATACTATGGCAATCAAATCAGAATATGAGGCCATCAAACGTTTCATTACAAAAACAGATGATTTAATGAACCATCTCAACCAAAAAATTCAAAATAAATTTTCTGGACTAAAAATTGTATTCTCTGGGTTTTTATTAGATATAAATACAAATACAAAGACCATCTACTACTCGTCAGCTGGTCACCCAAACCAAATTTTCCAGTCAGCCAATAAACAATCCATCTTAGATCGTACAGGGAATATCATTGGGCTCAAAAAAGACCAACCCTATACACAAAAACAATTTCAGATGGCTATGGGAGATCGAATCCTTTTGTTTACAGATGGTATGTTGGAACAAAAAAACGAATCGAGAGAAGAGTTTGGAATGGAGAGAATCCAAAAGATTTTAAGTGATTACCAAGAAAAAGAATCAGAGCGAGTTCTTGCTGAGCTCGTCATCCAATTGTTCCTTTTCCAAGGGAAAGAAGAACAAGAGGATGACCAAACGATGGTTCTGATTGAATGGGAAAAACCTACTTAA
- a CDS encoding alpha/beta fold hydrolase, whose product MNTHGKLLTTTILSALLFVQCASTLHKTGISLERYRSDLETKSILVDGLQWKYTEKPGDREILIAVHGFGGDKDHWTRFFRHLPEGIRVFSPDLPGFGESDKPEGANYTQEAQADRLYQFTETLGLKNFHIAGNSMGGGIAGIFAAKYPEKVKSLILFDNAGIKSPTPSEMQTIEMSGKPSPLLLTSPEDFDRLLAFTFVNPPYLPSFLKTYFANKTFANRDWNASILKQIRREGYFLENKLEKIQSPTLVIWGKEDKVIHYTVMDVLKKKMKTKLETVLLENMGHAPMIEDPKLSAKLVQDWIYNLQTSQK is encoded by the coding sequence ATGAATACCCATGGGAAACTTTTAACCACTACGATCCTATCTGCACTCCTCTTTGTTCAATGTGCATCCACCCTCCACAAAACAGGAATTAGTTTAGAACGATACAGATCAGATTTAGAAACAAAATCGATTTTAGTCGACGGTCTTCAGTGGAAGTATACAGAAAAACCTGGTGATAGAGAAATCCTTATCGCAGTACATGGATTTGGTGGAGATAAAGACCATTGGACTCGGTTTTTTAGACACCTTCCCGAAGGAATCCGAGTTTTTTCTCCCGACCTACCGGGTTTTGGAGAATCAGACAAACCCGAAGGTGCAAATTATACCCAAGAGGCGCAGGCAGACAGGCTTTACCAATTCACAGAAACATTAGGGTTAAAGAATTTTCACATTGCTGGGAATTCTATGGGCGGGGGGATCGCTGGTATCTTTGCCGCCAAATACCCAGAGAAAGTAAAATCACTCATTTTGTTTGACAACGCAGGAATCAAAAGTCCTACCCCGAGTGAAATGCAAACCATTGAGATGTCCGGAAAACCGAGCCCCCTTCTTCTCACAAGTCCTGAAGACTTCGATAGACTTCTTGCTTTTACCTTTGTGAACCCACCCTATCTCCCCAGTTTCTTAAAAACATACTTTGCAAATAAAACCTTTGCCAATAGAGACTGGAACGCATCCATCCTAAAACAAATTCGAAGGGAAGGTTATTTCTTAGAAAACAAATTGGAAAAAATTCAATCTCCCACCTTGGTCATCTGGGGAAAAGAAGACAAAGTCATCCATTACACAGTCATGGATGTTTTAAAAAAGAAGATGAAAACAAAACTGGAAACAGTCCTTTTAGAGAATATGGGCCATGCTCCCATGATAGAAGATCCAAAATTGTCCGCCAAACTCGTACAAGACTGGATTTACAACCTACAAACTTCTCAAAAATAA
- a CDS encoding SPOR domain-containing protein: protein MKERVFYVINLDKQRIGVLSLFLFALFFSIFFLGVSVGKGKAEETQTLYKKLEVSPVAPEVTDGSIPAPTTATPDAANTTVGTNVASSLVQGTKTKEQPNLSQEIPMADVGNHPYFVETSTAKDEEEEKKQQVVDLTKRTEKKVSANKVESFKNLAPTSKSYKSQKTNSQVVTTTKSEGKQYTLQLAAFTSRQSAETFLSQLKSDNHGKLAAKTFIVVKNGFFVVQMGKSKDKSSLSKALSKTSMPKEIKSKAMVVSYQPLS from the coding sequence ATGAAAGAAAGAGTATTTTACGTAATCAACCTAGATAAACAAAGAATTGGAGTTTTATCCCTCTTTCTTTTTGCACTGTTCTTTTCGATTTTTTTTCTCGGCGTTTCCGTAGGAAAAGGAAAAGCAGAAGAAACACAAACTCTTTACAAGAAGTTGGAAGTAAGTCCAGTCGCTCCTGAAGTGACCGATGGATCGATCCCTGCACCAACTACTGCCACACCGGATGCGGCAAATACAACGGTAGGAACAAATGTTGCTTCTTCTCTTGTTCAGGGGACAAAAACCAAAGAACAACCAAATCTATCTCAAGAAATTCCAATGGCCGATGTGGGTAATCATCCCTACTTTGTAGAAACATCCACTGCCAAAGATGAGGAAGAAGAGAAAAAACAACAAGTTGTAGATTTGACAAAACGTACAGAAAAAAAAGTTTCTGCAAACAAAGTAGAAAGTTTTAAAAATTTGGCTCCCACGTCAAAATCATATAAATCACAAAAAACAAATTCACAAGTTGTTACGACAACTAAGTCTGAAGGAAAACAATATACCTTACAATTGGCAGCTTTTACGAGCAGACAATCTGCTGAGACATTTTTATCTCAACTTAAATCAGATAACCATGGTAAGTTGGCTGCGAAAACCTTCATCGTAGTGAAAAATGGGTTCTTTGTGGTGCAAATGGGAAAATCGAAAGATAAGTCCTCTCTTTCTAAAGCCCTATCCAAAACTTCCATGCCTAAGGAAATTAAATCCAAAGCTATGGTTGTGAGTTACCAACCGCTTTCATAA
- a CDS encoding SH3 domain-containing protein: MKKLLLVILSSLVLFQCKKTPTIEVGKNAFISATVLNARKTPTLDGEKVGKLKLGDEVSVLEKSESETEIDGISSFWYRVKSKDITGWVFGGYLSISKVESRDAMIAAVQGNFVLCKVPDRQDCSNTIEFDGESFVYRAYFGYSGISEKLEGVFDVYSDHLVLDTKSRLVRPSIFIQYPQTDEERTAYNNAYFGYSDSDSHLVALSTYPVEGKENLYFYVCNDKLLLLKEKKEKESACATEYAYTKSSYSSP; the protein is encoded by the coding sequence ATGAAGAAACTGCTTTTAGTGATCCTTTCCTCTCTTGTCTTATTTCAGTGCAAAAAGACTCCTACCATTGAAGTGGGCAAAAATGCTTTTATTTCCGCCACTGTCCTTAATGCGAGAAAAACCCCCACATTGGATGGAGAGAAGGTTGGGAAACTGAAACTCGGTGATGAAGTCAGTGTTTTAGAAAAATCGGAATCAGAAACAGAAATCGATGGAATTTCCTCTTTCTGGTACCGTGTTAAGTCCAAGGACATCACTGGTTGGGTATTTGGTGGTTATTTGTCTATTAGCAAAGTTGAATCTAGGGATGCGATGATTGCTGCTGTCCAAGGAAACTTTGTGCTTTGTAAAGTTCCTGATAGGCAGGATTGTTCAAATACAATTGAATTTGATGGGGAAAGTTTTGTATATCGCGCTTATTTTGGTTATTCAGGAATTAGTGAAAAGTTAGAAGGTGTGTTTGATGTGTATTCCGACCATTTAGTATTGGATACAAAATCTAGACTTGTTCGACCTTCTATTTTCATTCAATACCCACAAACAGATGAAGAACGAACTGCTTATAATAACGCTTATTTTGGATATTCTGATTCTGATAGTCATTTGGTGGCGCTGAGCACCTACCCTGTGGAGGGAAAAGAAAATCTTTATTTTTATGTTTGTAACGACAAACTCTTGTTACTAAAAGAGAAAAAAGAAAAAGAATCTGCATGTGCAACAGAGTATGCCTATACTAAATCTTCTTACTCTTCTCCTTAA
- a CDS encoding PLP-dependent aminotransferase family protein: protein MTKYKQLAEDLKLEIQSGYYSEKERIPSLREIQNLKSCSLTTAKEAYRILEEEGYIFVIPQSGYFVHPNISSVISGPKNEFYPAVEADDRIQQIMRTVMDPKLISFGAAIPSDFYLPLGGLVSSFKKALQHKEIFSYGDLQGHRGLREWISKRTSIQGYRVNAEEIQITSGCTEAITFSLLSTTEPGDTVIVPSPIYVGLFQILETLKLKVVEIPYRKNEGISSDEYEKLIKRHKPKVFLFSANFNNPNGVLMSETSKQSLAKISYLYGIHLVEDDIYGDLYFYGTRPRALVSYFPEDPRGPKSFLCSSFSKTIAPGIRVGWVSSKNGIRDLSKRTRAYKISENNPAQVAVYEFLKLQTYERHLKFLRTEYKNLIDEYIELLSFYSEGILQIQKPDGGFVLWIKSPLDGDKLLYESKKIGMAIAPGSLFGLSKHWDNHFRLNVSVGFSPKIKEKLIQFSKLFLKKRKS from the coding sequence ATGACTAAATACAAACAATTAGCTGAAGATCTAAAACTAGAAATCCAATCGGGATATTATTCAGAAAAAGAAAGAATTCCTTCTCTTCGTGAAATCCAAAATTTAAAATCCTGTAGCCTCACCACAGCAAAAGAAGCCTATCGGATCTTAGAAGAAGAAGGATATATTTTTGTAATTCCCCAGTCAGGATACTTTGTTCATCCAAACATAAGTTCAGTCATTTCGGGGCCAAAGAATGAATTTTACCCAGCAGTTGAAGCAGATGACAGAATCCAACAAATCATGCGAACCGTAATGGATCCAAAACTAATCTCTTTTGGTGCGGCCATTCCTTCTGATTTTTATCTTCCTCTTGGCGGACTTGTCTCCTCATTCAAAAAAGCACTCCAACATAAAGAAATTTTTTCTTATGGAGACCTACAAGGACACCGAGGGTTACGCGAATGGATTAGCAAACGTACTTCGATCCAAGGATACAGAGTGAATGCAGAAGAGATTCAGATCACAAGCGGTTGTACAGAAGCGATCACATTTTCTTTACTTTCGACAACAGAACCAGGGGATACAGTGATTGTCCCTTCCCCTATTTACGTTGGACTATTTCAAATTTTAGAAACACTGAAACTAAAAGTCGTAGAAATACCCTATAGAAAGAACGAAGGAATTTCATCCGATGAATATGAAAAACTAATCAAACGTCATAAACCAAAAGTATTTTTATTCTCAGCTAACTTCAACAATCCGAATGGAGTTTTGATGAGCGAAACTTCCAAACAAAGTTTGGCAAAAATTTCGTATTTATACGGGATTCATTTAGTGGAAGATGATATTTATGGAGATTTGTATTTTTACGGAACGAGACCAAGGGCTTTAGTTAGTTATTTTCCGGAAGATCCGCGTGGTCCCAAATCTTTTCTATGTTCTTCATTTTCAAAAACAATTGCTCCAGGAATCCGTGTCGGTTGGGTCAGCTCCAAAAATGGAATTAGAGATTTAAGTAAAAGAACAAGAGCCTATAAAATATCGGAAAACAATCCGGCGCAGGTGGCCGTTTATGAATTCTTAAAACTACAAACCTACGAAAGACATCTTAAATTCCTACGCACTGAATATAAAAACCTCATAGACGAATACATAGAACTTTTGTCATTTTATAGTGAGGGAATTCTTCAGATACAAAAACCAGATGGTGGTTTTGTATTATGGATCAAATCACCGTTAGATGGTGACAAACTACTTTATGAATCCAAAAAAATAGGGATGGCCATTGCCCCTGGTTCTCTTTTTGGTTTATCCAAACATTGGGACAACCACTTTCGACTCAATGTATCTGTAGGTTTTTCTCCCAAAATCAAAGAGAAACTCATACAGTTTTCCAAGTTATTCTTAAAAAAAAGGAAATCCTAA
- the coaE gene encoding dephospho-CoA kinase (Dephospho-CoA kinase (CoaE) performs the final step in coenzyme A biosynthesis.), with amino-acid sequence MGFLCYKPVSVKHNNKTLIGITGSIGSGKSTVLAMFGELGAETISSDSIARSFTEPNSPVIKELVSIFGESILDSEGAPSRTKIAESAFSDKSKLNALNNLLHPLIRKTFLEFLNSREPGSIIAWEVPLLFETDAYSLCDFTVTVAVNPEVAFERVMGRGGMTKEDFQRRNLAQMELAKKKSLSDFVVTNDNQREELKEQIEIIYSEIKQRIQK; translated from the coding sequence ATGGGTTTTTTATGTTATAAACCCGTGAGCGTAAAACATAACAACAAAACATTGATAGGAATTACCGGATCCATTGGATCAGGAAAGTCCACTGTGCTTGCTATGTTTGGCGAATTAGGAGCCGAAACGATTAGTTCTGACTCCATTGCTCGCAGTTTCACAGAACCGAACAGTCCCGTTATCAAAGAATTAGTATCTATATTTGGCGAATCGATTCTAGATTCCGAAGGTGCACCTTCCAGAACAAAAATTGCGGAATCTGCTTTTTCCGACAAATCAAAGCTAAATGCCCTAAACAACCTTCTCCACCCTTTAATTCGCAAAACCTTTCTCGAATTTCTAAATTCCAGAGAACCAGGAAGTATCATCGCCTGGGAAGTTCCTCTCCTCTTCGAAACAGATGCCTACAGCCTTTGCGACTTTACGGTGACCGTAGCAGTGAACCCGGAGGTCGCCTTCGAACGAGTTATGGGACGAGGTGGAATGACAAAAGAAGACTTCCAAAGACGAAACCTCGCCCAAATGGAATTGGCGAAAAAAAAGTCTCTCTCTGATTTTGTCGTAACGAACGATAATCAAAGGGAAGAGTTAAAAGAACAAATCGAAATCATCTATTCAGAAATCAAACAAAGGATTCAAAAATGA